Proteins from a genomic interval of Callospermophilus lateralis isolate mCalLat2 chromosome 1, mCalLat2.hap1, whole genome shotgun sequence:
- the Or1i1 gene encoding olfactory receptor 1I1, protein MKPENQTTVSEFLLLGLSEKPEHQNLLFGLFLSMYLVTVLGNLLIILAIGTDSHLHMPMYFFLSNLSLVDIFFSSTTVPKMLVNIQTRSRAIPFAGCLAQMYAFHLFGTMDSFLLAIMAIDRLVAIVYPLRYSVLMSSRVCGLMVGGSWLVTNLQSLVHTCLMGQLTFCASSEIPHFFCDLMPLLKLSCSDTHANERVVFAFGIIMGIGPLSCILLSYICIFQAVFRIPSAQGKRKAFSTCGSHLTVVSLFYGTIFAVYLQPASPTSSQKDKAAALMCGVVIPTLNPFIYSLRNKDMKAALRKLVGRVASSWS, encoded by the coding sequence ATGAAACCAGAAAACCAAACGACAGTCTCAGAATTCCTCCTCCTGGGGCTCTCAGAAAAGCCAGAGCATCAGAACCTCCTTTTTGGGCTCTTCCTGTCCATGTACCTGGTCACTGTGCTGgggaacctgctcatcatcctggccATCGGCACAGACTCCCACCTGCACatgcccatgtacttcttcctctccaacctgtccttggTTGACATCTTCTTCTCCTCCACCACTGTCCCCAAGATGCTGGTGAACATCCAGACTCGGAGCAGAGCCATCCCTTTCGCAGGCTGCCTCGCCCAGATGTACGCCTTCCACCTCTTCGGGACCATGGACAGCTTCCTCCTGGCCATCATGGCGATAGACCGGTTGGTGGCTATAGTCTACCCTCTGCGCTACTCCGTCCTCATGAGCTCCCGTGTCTGTGGGCTAATGGTGGGGGGGTCATGGCTGGTCACCAACCTCCAGTCCCTGGTTCACACCTGCCTCATGGGTCAACTGACCTTCTGTGCCAGCTCTGAAATTCCCCACTTTTTCTGTGACCTCATGCCCCTGCTGAAGCTCTCCTGCTCAGACACGCATGCCAACGAGCGGGTGGtctttgcttttggcatcatcatGGGCATCGGTCCGCTCTCCTGCATCCTCCTCTCCTACATCTGCATTTTCCAAGCCGTCTTTAGGATCCCTTCTGCGCAGGGCAAGCGGAAAGCCTTCTCGACTTGTGGCTCTCACCTCACCGTAGTGTCGCTGTTCTATGGGACCATCTTTGCTGTGTACTTACAGCCCGCATCTCCCACCTCCTCCCAGAAAGACAAGGCAGCTGCGTTGATGTGTGGGGTGGTCATCCCTACGCTGAACCCTTTCATCTACAGCCTAAGGAACAAGGACATGAAGGCAGCCCTGAGGAAGCTGGTTGGCAGAGTAGCCTCCTCCTGGTCTTAG